In Pseudobacter ginsenosidimutans, the following are encoded in one genomic region:
- the carA gene encoding glutamine-hydrolyzing carbamoyl-phosphate synthase small subunit, which produces MSTPLQKQAILLLEDGTVHYGKAFGKIGTTTGEICFNTGMTGYQEVFTDPSYYGQIIIMNNVHVGNYGIKDDEVESDSVKIRGLIGRNLEEQYSRKLANASLDTYLQMNNIVCIEGVDTRDLVIHVRQKGAMNCIISSEILDVEELKKELAKVPSMDGLELASKVSTNEAYTMGDPNSEVRIAVLDYGTKQHILQCMVDRGAHLKVFPAKSKLADLKAFSPNGYFISNGPGDPAAMDYAIATVKDVLNESKPTFGICLGHQLLALASGINTFKMHHGHRGLNHPVKNLITGKCEVTTQNHGFGVDPKEVSKATNVEITHVNLNDDSIEGIRLKDRPAFSVQYHPESTPGPHDSRYLFDDFIELIKKHK; this is translated from the coding sequence ATGTCAACACCTCTTCAAAAACAGGCCATACTCCTTCTGGAAGATGGTACGGTTCATTATGGTAAAGCATTTGGTAAGATCGGTACAACCACCGGCGAGATCTGTTTCAATACAGGTATGACCGGATATCAGGAAGTTTTTACCGATCCCAGTTATTATGGACAGATCATAATCATGAACAATGTGCACGTAGGTAACTACGGCATAAAGGATGATGAAGTGGAGTCTGACAGCGTTAAGATCCGTGGACTTATCGGACGCAACCTCGAAGAGCAATACTCCCGCAAACTGGCCAACGCTTCGCTGGACACCTATCTGCAAATGAACAATATCGTTTGTATCGAAGGTGTAGACACGCGCGACCTGGTAATTCATGTACGTCAGAAAGGAGCCATGAACTGCATCATCTCTTCTGAGATCCTGGATGTGGAAGAACTGAAAAAAGAACTCGCCAAAGTACCCAGTATGGACGGCCTCGAGCTCGCCAGCAAAGTGAGCACCAACGAAGCTTATACCATGGGCGATCCCAATTCCGAAGTACGCATCGCTGTATTGGACTATGGTACCAAACAACATATCCTCCAGTGCATGGTAGACAGGGGCGCACACCTGAAAGTGTTCCCTGCCAAATCCAAACTGGCAGACCTGAAAGCGTTTAGCCCTAACGGTTATTTCATCTCCAATGGCCCCGGCGATCCCGCTGCCATGGATTATGCCATCGCAACCGTGAAGGATGTGCTGAATGAAAGCAAGCCTACTTTCGGTATCTGTCTCGGCCATCAGTTGCTGGCCCTCGCAAGTGGGATCAACACTTTCAAAATGCATCACGGTCACCGCGGCCTCAACCACCCGGTGAAGAACCTGATCACAGGTAAATGTGAAGTAACTACCCAGAACCACGGTTTTGGTGTGGATCCCAAAGAAGTGTCTAAAGCCACTAACGTAGAGATCACACACGTGAATTTGAACGACGATTCAATTGAAGGTATCCGTCTGAAAGACAGACCCGCCTTCTCTGTACAATATCACCCCGAAAGCACACCAGGACCGCATGACAGCCGCTACCTGTTCGACGACTTCATTGAGCTGATCAAAAAGCACAAGTAA
- a CDS encoding ribbon-helix-helix domain-containing protein, which produces MSSKKSFVLRIDEDVYKALEKWAGDEFRSVNGQIEWLIDKALKDSGRRKKTEKPSGPNDKK; this is translated from the coding sequence GTGAGCAGTAAGAAAAGTTTTGTATTACGAATTGATGAAGACGTGTACAAGGCCCTGGAGAAATGGGCAGGTGACGAGTTTCGTAGTGTGAACGGCCAGATCGAGTGGTTGATCGATAAGGCTTTGAAAGATAGCGGCCGCAGGAAAAAAACTGAAAAGCCTTCCGGCCCGAATGATAAAAAATAA
- the aroQ gene encoding type II 3-dehydroquinate dehydratase: MKIAIINGPNLNLLGKREKGIYGNMSFEDYFAFLKEKYRHIDFHYFQSNIEGELVNELQRVGYEYDGIIMNPAAYTHTSVAIGDAIAAITTPVVEVHISNVHAREEFRKISHVSAKAAGSIIGLGLKGYELALLYLTDKG, encoded by the coding sequence ATGAAGATCGCCATCATCAACGGTCCCAATCTCAACCTGCTCGGCAAACGCGAAAAAGGCATTTACGGGAATATGTCTTTCGAGGATTATTTCGCTTTCCTGAAAGAGAAATACAGGCATATCGATTTCCATTATTTTCAGAGCAATATCGAAGGTGAACTGGTGAATGAGCTGCAACGCGTAGGGTATGAGTATGATGGCATCATCATGAACCCTGCCGCCTACACACATACTTCAGTAGCCATTGGCGATGCCATTGCCGCCATCACCACTCCTGTAGTGGAAGTGCATATTTCGAATGTGCATGCCCGTGAAGAATTCAGGAAGATCTCACATGTGAGTGCCAAAGCGGCGGGCAGCATCATCGGCCTGGGACTTAAAGGCTATGAACTGGCGTTGTTGTATCTTACAGACAAAGGATAA
- a CDS encoding peptidylprolyl isomerase — translation MIIGSVVLGQQKPPASKAGQQKAGARVDPVMGIPPSKMTMAQMKTAIEQSGNGPLYVKDVLKKKFKLDTIIVRRTWGFLGLADSLAFHGKVNKVYGPYDKGKFLVQILAKNPNMFNHIGQIFIDTSVFAPKVADSLGNVIMDKIRNGSTTFEEMAVIWSMGGEAATRGDIGWVAIGAMIPEIEKELRKKKKGDIFSVWTKAGLHIIRKTDDPEEKDGYALMMRIFLN, via the coding sequence TTGATCATAGGATCAGTTGTGCTGGGGCAACAGAAACCACCGGCGTCCAAAGCTGGTCAGCAAAAAGCCGGAGCCCGTGTTGACCCGGTGATGGGCATCCCCCCTTCCAAAATGACCATGGCGCAGATGAAGACCGCCATCGAGCAATCCGGTAATGGTCCGCTTTATGTGAAAGATGTGCTGAAGAAAAAGTTCAAACTGGATACCATCATCGTACGCAGGACCTGGGGATTCCTGGGGCTGGCAGACAGCCTGGCCTTCCACGGAAAGGTGAATAAAGTGTACGGTCCATACGATAAAGGAAAGTTCCTCGTTCAGATACTGGCTAAAAACCCGAATATGTTCAATCATATCGGTCAGATCTTTATAGACACCAGTGTGTTTGCACCAAAGGTTGCCGACTCGCTGGGAAACGTGATCATGGATAAGATCAGGAATGGCAGCACCACATTTGAAGAAATGGCTGTTATCTGGAGCATGGGCGGAGAAGCCGCCACCCGCGGCGATATCGGCTGGGTAGCCATTGGCGCCATGATCCCCGAAATAGAAAAGGAATTAAGGAAAAAGAAAAAAGGGGACATCTTCAGTGTATGGACGAAAGCCGGATTACATATCATCCGCAAAACAGATGATCCGGAGGAGAAAGATGGATATGCCTTGATGATGCGCATATTTCTTAATTAA
- a CDS encoding DNA-directed RNA polymerase subunit alpha: MAILNFQKPDKIVLQKATEFEAQFEFRPLEPGFGVTIGNALRRVLLSSLEGFAITGIRIEGVDHEFATIKGITEDVLEIILNLKQVRFKKKVEHEVAQEKITLSIKNKTEFTAGMIGEATQSFEIMNPELLICTLDSSAKLDIELSVSKGRGYVPAEDNKVKDAPFGYIPTDAIYTPIKNVKYAIENTRVEQRTDYEKLIMDVSTDGTIHPEEAVKQASRILIQHLMIITDENITFDNKEDKKEDVVDEQMLQLRKILKTPLEDLDLSVRAFNCLKAAKINSLSELVQYEQEDLMKFRNFGQKSLAEIEQVLAERGLHFGMDLSKLGLDKEEL; this comes from the coding sequence ATGGCCATTTTAAATTTCCAAAAACCAGACAAAATCGTTCTGCAGAAAGCAACGGAGTTTGAAGCTCAGTTCGAGTTTCGTCCGTTGGAACCCGGATTCGGTGTAACGATCGGTAATGCTCTCCGCAGGGTATTGCTGAGCTCACTGGAAGGTTTTGCGATCACTGGCATCCGCATCGAAGGTGTAGATCACGAGTTCGCTACCATCAAGGGTATCACTGAGGACGTTCTGGAAATCATTCTGAACCTGAAACAGGTTCGCTTCAAGAAGAAAGTGGAGCATGAAGTGGCCCAGGAAAAGATCACCCTGAGCATCAAAAATAAAACAGAATTCACTGCCGGTATGATCGGTGAAGCCACTCAAAGCTTCGAGATCATGAACCCTGAGCTGCTGATCTGCACACTCGATAGCTCTGCCAAGCTGGACATTGAACTGTCTGTGTCCAAGGGCCGTGGTTATGTTCCTGCTGAGGATAACAAAGTAAAAGACGCTCCGTTCGGTTATATCCCAACTGACGCCATTTACACTCCGATCAAGAATGTAAAATACGCTATCGAAAATACGCGTGTGGAACAACGTACCGACTATGAGAAACTCATCATGGATGTTTCTACAGACGGCACTATCCACCCGGAAGAAGCGGTGAAACAAGCGAGCCGCATCCTGATCCAGCACCTGATGATCATCACTGATGAGAACATCACTTTCGACAACAAGGAAGACAAGAAAGAAGATGTGGTGGATGAGCAAATGCTGCAGCTCCGCAAGATCCTGAAAACTCCGCTGGAAGATCTGGATCTCTCTGTTCGCGCCTTCAACTGTCTGAAAGCCGCCAAGATCAACTCACTTTCTGAGCTGGTTCAGTACGAGCAGGAAGACCTGATGAAGTTCCGCAACTTCGGTCAGAAATCTCTGGCTGAGATCGAGCAGGTACTGGCAGAAAGAGGCCTCCACTTCGGTATGGACCTCAGCAAGCTGGGCTTAGACAAAGAAGAACTCTAG
- a CDS encoding M1 family metallopeptidase, which produces MMKQLSFPAALMLLLCCGSIKAQNIQNNPGSNHGNRFEQLGTILPTPNEYRTASGAPGPRYWQQRCDYDIKCELDEEKQTLTGSETVTYFNNSPNTLTYLWLQLDENQHSSVNNADYQNSSTVPSQLDVKAIDRMEEQKKDNGYGFQIRLLTDATGKPLRYTINKTMMRVELPAPLKAGQQFVFKLNWDYKIADRMTYGGRGGYEYFPEEGNYLFTMAQWYPRLCVYSDFQGWQNHQFTGRGEFALTFGNFKVQMTVPADHVVGSTGECINYTANLSVNQKARWAKAQTSKEPVEIVTLAEAKAAEGKKTKTKKTWIYKADNVRDFAWTSSRKYVWDAMPAYVEGKKVMCMSFYPKESYNLYSRYSTKAVAHTIKTYSHFSIPYPYPVAQSVEASNGMEYPMICFNYGRTEKDGSYSEATKYGMLGVIIHEVGHNFFPMIINSDERQWSWMDEGLNSFVEYLTEELWDNKFPVRGKGPAWAIVDYMKLPKDQLEPIMSNSENIVRFGPNAYTKPATGLNILRETIMGRELFDYAFKEYARRWAFKHPEPADLFRTMEDASGEDLDWFWRGWFYTTEPCDQSLDSVKYYKTDANAPLQGDKDFAENRKLQPPMGSNNPDVSKERNRNDKNISFPVEKDTALQDFYYRYARGKEAYDSSTYKVNLPAQIVVADEAAQARAAGKHFYEVYVSNKGGLVMPVIIEWTFKDGTKEVDRIPAQVWRLDEERVVKAFMKDKEVASVKLDPYKETADIDESNNNWNTMPAPSRFALYKMKNQAAPRSAAPGINPMQKAEEKKKGF; this is translated from the coding sequence ATGATGAAACAGTTGTCATTTCCGGCGGCTCTGATGCTATTGTTATGTTGCGGTAGTATCAAAGCGCAGAACATCCAAAACAATCCTGGCTCCAACCACGGCAACCGGTTCGAGCAACTGGGAACTATCCTGCCTACCCCCAACGAATACCGTACCGCCAGCGGCGCTCCCGGTCCCAGGTACTGGCAGCAGCGTTGCGATTACGATATCAAATGTGAGTTGGACGAAGAAAAACAAACACTCACCGGCAGTGAAACGGTCACTTATTTCAACAATTCCCCCAACACACTCACGTATCTCTGGCTGCAGCTGGATGAAAACCAGCACAGCTCCGTGAACAATGCCGACTATCAGAACAGTAGTACTGTTCCGTCTCAACTCGACGTTAAGGCGATCGACAGAATGGAAGAACAGAAAAAAGATAATGGCTACGGCTTCCAGATCCGTCTGCTGACCGATGCTACGGGTAAGCCACTCCGTTATACCATCAATAAGACCATGATGCGCGTTGAACTGCCTGCACCACTGAAGGCCGGACAACAATTCGTGTTCAAGCTCAACTGGGATTACAAGATCGCGGACCGCATGACCTATGGAGGTCGTGGTGGTTATGAATATTTCCCCGAAGAAGGTAACTACCTCTTCACCATGGCCCAGTGGTATCCCCGTCTCTGCGTGTACAGCGATTTCCAGGGATGGCAGAACCACCAGTTCACCGGCCGCGGTGAATTTGCCCTCACTTTCGGCAACTTCAAAGTACAGATGACCGTTCCCGCTGACCACGTAGTTGGTTCAACCGGCGAATGTATCAACTATACCGCCAACCTCAGCGTTAATCAGAAAGCACGCTGGGCAAAGGCTCAGACCTCCAAAGAGCCAGTGGAGATCGTTACCCTCGCTGAAGCCAAAGCAGCAGAAGGCAAAAAAACGAAAACGAAAAAGACCTGGATCTACAAGGCGGACAATGTGCGCGACTTCGCCTGGACGTCCAGCCGCAAATATGTTTGGGATGCCATGCCCGCTTATGTTGAAGGCAAGAAAGTGATGTGCATGAGCTTCTACCCCAAGGAATCCTACAATCTCTACAGCAGGTATTCCACCAAGGCAGTAGCCCATACCATCAAAACCTATTCTCATTTCTCCATTCCTTATCCCTATCCTGTTGCACAGAGTGTGGAAGCCTCTAACGGTATGGAATACCCGATGATCTGTTTCAACTACGGACGTACGGAAAAAGATGGCTCCTATTCAGAAGCCACCAAATACGGTATGCTCGGTGTGATCATACATGAAGTAGGTCATAACTTCTTCCCCATGATCATCAACAGCGATGAAAGACAATGGAGCTGGATGGATGAAGGCCTCAACTCCTTTGTGGAATACCTCACCGAAGAGCTCTGGGATAATAAATTCCCTGTTCGCGGCAAAGGACCAGCCTGGGCTATCGTTGATTACATGAAACTTCCCAAGGACCAGCTGGAGCCGATCATGAGCAATTCTGAGAACATTGTTCGCTTTGGTCCGAATGCTTATACCAAACCCGCTACAGGCCTGAATATCCTGCGCGAGACCATCATGGGCCGCGAGCTTTTCGATTATGCATTCAAGGAATATGCACGCCGCTGGGCTTTCAAACATCCCGAGCCTGCCGATCTCTTCCGCACCATGGAAGATGCTTCCGGTGAGGACCTCGACTGGTTCTGGAGAGGCTGGTTCTACACCACCGAGCCCTGTGATCAGAGCCTGGACAGTGTGAAATATTACAAGACAGACGCCAATGCGCCACTCCAGGGCGATAAAGATTTTGCAGAGAACAGGAAACTGCAACCCCCGATGGGATCCAACAATCCCGATGTAAGCAAGGAACGCAACAGGAACGATAAGAATATCAGCTTCCCCGTAGAAAAAGATACTGCCCTGCAGGACTTCTATTATCGCTATGCACGCGGCAAAGAGGCTTACGACAGCTCCACTTACAAAGTGAACCTGCCTGCACAGATCGTGGTGGCTGATGAAGCCGCACAGGCACGCGCTGCCGGAAAACATTTCTATGAAGTGTATGTGAGCAATAAAGGCGGACTGGTGATGCCCGTCATCATCGAATGGACTTTCAAAGATGGCACCAAAGAAGTGGACCGCATCCCTGCACAGGTTTGGAGACTGGATGAAGAACGCGTGGTGAAGGCATTCATGAAAGACAAGGAAGTGGCTTCCGTAAAACTGGACCCTTACAAGGAAACAGCCGATATCGACGAAAGCAATAACAACTGGAACACGATGCCTGCGCCTTCAAGATTTGCATTGTACAAGATGAAGAACCAGGCTGCTCCAAGAAGTGCAGCGCCCGGTATCAACCCGATGCAAAAAGCAGAAGAAAAGAAGAAAGGATTCTAA
- a CDS encoding DUF6702 family protein, with translation MAILLYKWLWTIAAMLIVPNSSAETASTLHPVYVSVTDVNHNVTDKTIEISCKIFTDDFEKGIAETLKKRVDLIKPANQEEANRLVNEYIVKHLNITADGKPLKLEFVGFEHERDVIWSYFQVSNLPDPPKKLAVKNNILYETYESQINMMHVTVGGKRKSYKVSNPQADMVFEF, from the coding sequence ATGGCAATCTTACTGTATAAATGGCTCTGGACCATCGCTGCGATGCTCATCGTTCCCAATTCATCTGCGGAAACCGCTTCCACACTGCATCCTGTTTATGTGAGCGTTACAGATGTCAACCACAATGTTACGGATAAAACCATCGAGATCAGCTGTAAAATTTTTACCGATGATTTCGAAAAAGGCATTGCCGAAACGCTGAAAAAGCGTGTGGACCTGATCAAGCCTGCCAACCAGGAGGAAGCAAACAGGTTGGTGAACGAATATATTGTAAAGCATTTGAATATAACTGCAGACGGCAAGCCGTTGAAGCTGGAATTTGTAGGCTTCGAGCATGAGCGTGATGTGATCTGGAGTTATTTCCAGGTAAGTAATCTGCCCGATCCACCGAAAAAACTGGCTGTAAAGAATAATATCCTCTACGAAACTTACGAATCGCAGATCAACATGATGCATGTAACTGTGGGGGGTAAGCGAAAAAGTTATAAGGTCAGCAATCCTCAGGCTGATATGGTGTTTGAATTCTAG
- a CDS encoding alpha/beta hydrolase produces the protein MKGSLTLILGVLIALCTHAGTVDTISVYSNAMKKDIRTVIILPSKYKKLSNLPVVYLLHGWSGKYSGWIKESPQLAKTVDEMQIMIVCPDAGFNSWYFDSPVDSSVRYETFITGELVPYIDQHYKSSKHRAFRAIAGLSMGGHGAMFLSIRHKDLFGNAGSMAGGVDIRPFPKNWDLSKKLGDSATHPQNWENYTVINVVDQLKPGELNLIIDCGIGDFFLPVNRAFHRKLLEMKIEHDYTERPGAHNSKYWGSAVDFQLLFFKKAFDKAKAAVVAAK, from the coding sequence ATGAAAGGCTCACTAACCCTCATTCTCGGCGTATTGATCGCCCTCTGTACCCATGCAGGCACTGTAGACACCATCTCCGTTTACAGCAATGCGATGAAAAAAGACATCAGGACAGTTATCATTCTCCCATCCAAATACAAGAAGCTCAGCAATCTTCCGGTGGTATATCTTCTCCACGGCTGGAGCGGCAAGTATTCCGGCTGGATCAAAGAGTCGCCACAACTGGCAAAGACAGTGGATGAGATGCAGATCATGATCGTTTGTCCGGATGCCGGCTTCAACAGCTGGTACTTCGATAGTCCGGTGGATTCCTCTGTACGCTACGAAACCTTTATCACCGGCGAACTGGTGCCCTATATCGATCAGCATTACAAAAGCAGTAAACACCGTGCTTTCCGCGCCATTGCCGGACTGAGTATGGGCGGCCATGGCGCGATGTTTCTCTCCATCCGCCACAAAGATCTCTTTGGCAATGCAGGCAGCATGGCCGGTGGCGTTGATATCCGTCCCTTTCCGAAGAACTGGGACCTCTCCAAAAAACTGGGCGACTCCGCCACGCATCCGCAGAACTGGGAAAACTATACCGTGATCAATGTAGTTGACCAACTGAAGCCCGGCGAGCTCAACCTGATCATCGATTGTGGCATCGGCGATTTCTTCCTTCCCGTGAACCGCGCATTTCACAGGAAATTACTGGAGATGAAGATCGAGCATGATTATACAGAAAGACCAGGTGCGCATAACAGTAAGTACTGGGGCAGTGCAGTGGATTTCCAGTTGCTGTTCTTTAAGAAAGCATTTGACAAAGCGAAGGCTGCGGTAGTAGCTGCGAAATAA
- a CDS encoding SPFH domain-containing protein has translation MEKIFKPVSGYLALIIATLGLVGGIVMLINSSGHSGFVLPGIILIIASIFVFKGIMVVNPNHSRVCVFFGKYIGSVKENGLLWVNPLYSTLKISLRSENLESSKLKVNDKLGNPIEIAAVIVWQVQDTYKAAFEVEDYDHYVKVQSEAAIRHLATTYPYDQFEDENATITLRDGGEKVNDMLEKELNDRLAPAGIIIREARISHLAYAAEIAGAMLQRQQATAIVAARYKIVEGAVGMVELALEQLSKKEIVKLDEEKKAAMVSNLMVVLCGEKGAQPILNTGTLYQ, from the coding sequence ATGGAAAAGATCTTCAAACCCGTTTCTGGTTATCTCGCCCTGATCATTGCCACGCTAGGACTTGTGGGTGGCATTGTGATGCTGATCAATTCATCCGGGCATTCCGGATTTGTACTCCCGGGCATTATCCTGATCATTGCCAGCATCTTTGTTTTCAAAGGCATTATGGTGGTGAATCCCAATCACAGCCGCGTTTGCGTGTTCTTCGGAAAATATATCGGTAGTGTGAAAGAGAACGGTCTTTTATGGGTGAACCCATTGTACAGCACGCTGAAGATCTCGTTGCGCTCTGAGAACCTGGAAAGCTCCAAGCTGAAAGTGAACGATAAACTCGGCAATCCCATCGAGATTGCTGCTGTGATCGTATGGCAGGTGCAGGATACATACAAGGCGGCGTTTGAGGTAGAGGATTATGATCACTATGTGAAAGTGCAGAGTGAAGCGGCTATCAGGCACCTGGCAACCACATATCCATATGACCAGTTTGAAGATGAGAATGCCACTATTACACTGCGGGATGGCGGCGAGAAAGTGAATGATATGCTCGAGAAGGAGCTGAACGACCGGCTTGCCCCAGCCGGAATTATCATCCGCGAAGCGCGTATCAGCCACCTGGCCTATGCTGCAGAGATCGCCGGGGCGATGCTGCAAAGGCAACAGGCAACTGCGATTGTTGCTGCCCGTTATAAGATCGTGGAAGGCGCTGTGGGAATGGTGGAGCTGGCTTTGGAACAATTGTCGAAAAAAGAGATCGTGAAACTGGATGAAGAAAAGAAAGCCGCCATGGTGAGCAACCTGATGGTTGTGTTATGTGGCGAGAAAGGCGCGCAACCGATCCTTAACACAGGTACTTTGTATCAATAA
- the rplQ gene encoding 50S ribosomal protein L17, whose translation MRHGDKINNLGRTASHRAAMLSNMTSQLIMHKRIVTTLAKAKALRKYAEPLINKGKENTTHQRRVVFSYLQDKEAVTELFGPIAEKIGGRPGGYTRIIKLGIRQGDNAERAMIELVDFNEIYGKGKGEVKEAAKKTRRSRSTSKKADSTEAAAPEAPAAE comes from the coding sequence ATGCGTCACGGAGACAAGATCAACAATCTCGGCAGAACAGCCAGTCACAGAGCAGCAATGCTCAGCAATATGACCAGCCAGCTGATCATGCACAAGCGTATCGTTACCACCCTGGCTAAAGCCAAGGCACTGCGTAAATATGCTGAGCCCCTGATCAATAAAGGTAAAGAGAACACCACTCACCAACGTCGTGTAGTGTTCAGCTACCTGCAGGACAAAGAGGCTGTAACTGAACTGTTCGGACCTATCGCAGAAAAGATCGGCGGCCGTCCCGGTGGTTATACCCGCATCATTAAGTTGGGCATCCGTCAGGGTGACAACGCTGAAAGGGCAATGATCGAACTGGTTGACTTCAACGAGATCTACGGTAAGGGTAAAGGAGAAGTTAAAGAAGCAGCTAAGAAAACACGTCGTAGCCGCTCCACTTCTAAAAAAGCTGACAGCACTGAAGCAGCAGCACCTGAAGCTCCCGCAGCCGAATAA
- a CDS encoding hemolysin family protein, which yields MGEIFIILGLILLNGLFSMAEIALVSARKARLEAQANKGDSRAKEALKLANHPDTFLSTVQIGITLIGILTGIFSGEKLKSGLVEFLQQYELTRIYASGLATAIIVVAVTYFSLVLGELLPKRIGLSRPETIAKTVAGPMRIISIATYPFIWLLTKSTYVLVKLFGIKAKDNQVTEEEIKAIISEGTEQGTIEEAEQEIIERVFHLGDRNITSIMTHRSDIIWFDAADNEQNIREKILREPHSVYPICEGSLDNLKGVVSLKDLYVTNDMTVFAAIMKPALFVPENITAYTVLEKFKKQKIHACFIVDEYGTLQGMITLNDILEAIVGDLPQMDIEDYEIREREDGSYLVDGQIPFYDFLTHFEKTEWMNEGEQEFDTLAGFILHKLERIPHTGDTLDWQGFRFEVVDMDAQRIDKLLVYISDEIKDNMDDEDDD from the coding sequence ATGGGAGAAATATTTATAATACTGGGATTGATTTTATTGAACGGATTATTTTCAATGGCAGAGATCGCCCTGGTATCGGCCCGGAAGGCAAGACTGGAAGCGCAGGCTAATAAAGGCGACAGCAGGGCAAAGGAAGCGCTGAAGCTGGCTAATCATCCCGACACATTCCTGAGCACTGTTCAGATCGGTATAACGCTCATCGGTATCCTCACCGGTATCTTTTCCGGAGAAAAACTGAAATCCGGATTGGTTGAATTCCTGCAGCAATACGAACTCACAAGAATATATGCAAGCGGTCTCGCCACTGCCATTATCGTTGTGGCCGTTACCTATTTTTCACTGGTACTGGGCGAACTGCTGCCCAAACGCATCGGCCTCTCCAGGCCCGAAACCATTGCCAAAACAGTGGCCGGCCCCATGCGCATCATCAGCATCGCCACCTATCCCTTCATCTGGTTGCTCACTAAAAGCACCTACGTGCTGGTGAAACTTTTCGGCATCAAAGCAAAAGACAACCAGGTTACGGAAGAAGAGATCAAGGCCATCATCAGTGAAGGCACTGAACAGGGTACCATCGAAGAAGCCGAACAGGAGATCATTGAACGTGTGTTCCACCTGGGCGACCGCAATATCACCAGCATCATGACGCACCGCAGCGATATCATCTGGTTCGATGCGGCCGATAATGAACAGAACATCAGGGAAAAGATCCTTCGCGAACCACATTCCGTTTATCCTATCTGCGAAGGCAGCCTTGACAATCTCAAAGGTGTGGTATCGCTCAAAGATCTTTACGTCACCAACGATATGACCGTTTTTGCCGCCATCATGAAACCAGCCCTCTTCGTTCCTGAAAACATCACAGCCTATACCGTGCTGGAGAAATTCAAGAAACAGAAGATCCATGCCTGCTTCATCGTGGATGAATACGGCACACTCCAGGGAATGATCACACTCAATGATATCCTGGAAGCGATTGTGGGCGACCTGCCACAAATGGATATCGAGGATTATGAGATCCGTGAACGGGAAGACGGCTCCTATCTGGTAGACGGACAAATACCTTTCTATGATTTCCTCACGCATTTCGAGAAAACAGAATGGATGAACGAAGGCGAACAGGAATTCGATACACTCGCCGGCTTCATCCTGCACAAACTCGAACGCATCCCGCATACCGGCGATACCCTCGACTGGCAGGGCTTCCGCTTTGAAGTGGTAGACATGGACGCTCAGCGTATAGACAAACTGCTGGTGTACATCTCAGACGAGATCAAAGACAATATGGATGATGAAGATGATGACTAG
- a CDS encoding HupE/UreJ family protein: MQDFSLYFQLGVGHILSLDAMDHILFVTALCLRYLWADWKKVVILVTAFTIGHSITLGMSALGYVDFDRSWIEFLIPLTIAATCVNNIFQKPKKENSKLPLIYFFALFFGLIHGLAFAGEFMALEGKEGLAGHLLAFNIGIEVAQLVVVVAVLLLSYLVVQLVKLPRQWWLRSASFIILVFSLVWAFQRIPNKQTSNDETVVISGGSDAIVMLR, from the coding sequence ATGCAGGATTTTTCATTATATTTTCAATTAGGCGTAGGGCATATCCTCTCTCTGGACGCGATGGACCATATCCTTTTCGTTACAGCCCTCTGTTTACGCTATCTGTGGGCCGACTGGAAGAAAGTGGTGATCCTGGTCACAGCTTTTACCATCGGACATTCCATCACACTGGGCATGAGCGCTCTGGGCTATGTGGACTTCGACCGTAGCTGGATCGAATTCCTGATCCCCCTCACCATTGCCGCTACCTGTGTGAACAATATCTTCCAGAAACCTAAAAAAGAAAACAGCAAACTGCCGCTGATCTATTTCTTTGCGCTCTTCTTCGGTCTGATACATGGGCTGGCATTTGCCGGCGAATTCATGGCACTGGAAGGGAAAGAAGGACTGGCAGGGCATCTGCTCGCTTTCAATATCGGCATCGAAGTGGCGCAACTGGTAGTAGTGGTAGCCGTACTGCTCCTCTCTTACCTGGTGGTACAGTTGGTGAAATTGCCCAGGCAATGGTGGCTTCGCAGCGCTTCGTTCATAATCTTAGTCTTTTCACTGGTCTGGGCATTCCAGCGCATTCCAAATAAACAAACATCGAATGATGAAACAGTTGTCATTTCCGGCGGCTCTGATGCTATTGTTATGTTGCGGTAG